One Fuerstiella marisgermanici DNA window includes the following coding sequences:
- a CDS encoding alpha/beta hydrolase-fold protein, with translation MFEKLAKVFGKEHAATEESAPDSNMPDVSSADSLQFWSTTEVDGHRVDVFDPRKNAGSADHGEQSAPAGCVLFLHGHGRIMLNDNPTFSKLLLDHNLVAVCPDGQRSWWLDHVCPEFSTDVTPQQWLLDQLVPFIEQRWKIETPHIALLGISMGGQGALQLSYRYAAKFPVVAAISPAIDFFQLHGQGLPLDEMFDNAEEARQATVVLNLHPLAWPRHQWFCCDPDDTDWFDGAVRLGMKLSSSGILHKRDLDTSHGGHSWDYFNHMAPTAFEHIAKALATYEA, from the coding sequence ATGTTCGAAAAGTTGGCAAAGGTGTTCGGCAAAGAGCACGCTGCGACCGAAGAATCTGCGCCCGATTCCAATATGCCCGACGTCTCGTCAGCCGACTCGCTTCAGTTTTGGTCAACGACGGAAGTTGACGGACATCGCGTGGACGTGTTCGACCCGCGAAAAAATGCCGGCTCGGCAGACCATGGCGAACAGTCGGCTCCCGCCGGTTGCGTTCTGTTTCTGCACGGGCATGGTCGAATTATGTTGAACGACAACCCGACGTTCAGCAAATTGCTGTTGGATCACAATCTGGTGGCAGTGTGTCCGGACGGGCAGCGGTCGTGGTGGCTGGATCACGTCTGCCCGGAATTCTCGACCGACGTCACGCCGCAACAATGGCTGCTGGATCAATTGGTGCCATTCATCGAACAACGCTGGAAGATCGAAACGCCTCATATCGCGTTATTGGGCATCAGCATGGGGGGCCAGGGGGCGCTGCAGTTAAGCTACCGCTATGCGGCAAAGTTTCCTGTCGTTGCTGCGATTTCTCCCGCCATCGATTTCTTTCAGCTTCACGGTCAGGGTTTGCCGCTGGACGAAATGTTCGACAACGCAGAAGAGGCTCGACAGGCGACGGTTGTGCTAAACCTGCACCCGTTGGCATGGCCACGGCATCAGTGGTTTTGTTGCGACCCCGACGACACCGATTGGTTTGACGGAGCCGTGCGGCTGGGCATGAAGCTGTCATCGTCCGGGATTCTGCACAAGCGAGATCTGGACACCAGTCACGGTGGCCATTCGTGGGACTACTTCAACCACATGGCCCCGACCGCATTCGAACACATCGCCAAAGCGCTGGCGACGTACGAGGCGTGA
- a CDS encoding RNA polymerase sigma factor, protein MDHDAEIRNRVEQACVEFERDVKAFLGGVLRDVHLVDEAFQKTVVKAIEASASVDPGKIRGWLFQIALNEARGLRRVSLRQSRLHKAVWESLPPSSSDETQDALLKLVSLEERAAVRTALSRLSEDYREVVIRRIQNGQTFAVIAEEMNKPLGTVLTWMRRALNELRESEELRQLDE, encoded by the coding sequence TTGGACCATGATGCCGAAATTCGCAATCGTGTCGAGCAGGCATGCGTGGAATTTGAACGGGATGTGAAAGCGTTTCTGGGCGGAGTGCTGCGTGACGTTCATTTGGTGGACGAAGCGTTTCAAAAAACCGTCGTCAAAGCGATTGAAGCATCGGCCAGCGTTGACCCAGGCAAAATTCGCGGATGGTTGTTTCAAATCGCCTTGAATGAAGCTCGCGGACTGCGCCGAGTTTCATTGCGGCAGAGCCGACTCCATAAAGCTGTTTGGGAATCTTTGCCGCCGTCGTCCAGCGACGAAACGCAGGACGCCTTGTTGAAGTTGGTTAGTTTAGAGGAACGTGCGGCAGTACGGACGGCTTTGAGTCGGTTGAGTGAAGATTATCGGGAAGTGGTGATTCGGCGGATTCAGAACGGGCAAACCTTCGCCGTCATTGCGGAGGAAATGAACAAGCCATTGGGCACCGTTTTGACATGGATGCGCCGCGCTCTGAATGAGCTACGTGAGTCTGAAGAACTGCGGCAGTTGGACGAATGA